In Halosimplex halophilum, the genomic stretch ACCGACTCGTCGATCTCCTTGGCGGTGAGGACGATGCTGGCGTCGACCTGGTCGGACACGTCGGCGACCAGCGCCCGCGCGTCCGAGAAGTTCGCGGCGGCGAGCCCGTCGGCGGAGTCGGGGTCGTTGTGGATCACCTCGTAGCCCTCCTCGTAGAGGTCCGTCGCGCGGTCGCGGTCCGGTTCGACGATCACCCAGTCGACGCCGCGGGCGTCGAGTTCGGCGATGAGCGTCTCGACGCGCGGGGTGTACGTGGCGACGACGACGTGGTCCTCGTGGCCGTTCTCGACCGCCGTGGGCACGGTCGTCGACAGCGCCTCCTCGAAGGCCGGGAACGCGACCACCGGGAGCGCCAGGAAGATCATCACGGTCCCGGTCACGTCCATGACGATGACGAGCACGAGCATCGCCGCCGACTCCCAGCCCGCCTGGGAGCCGTAGCCGGTCGTCGTGAACGTCTCGACGACGAACTGCAGCGCCTCCAGGAACGTCTTGGGGTCGCCCTCGAAGGCCGCCATCCCGTACTGGTAGACGACCGTGAAGGCGTACATCGAGAGGGCGAGCACGCCGGTGTAGATGACCGACCGGCGCTGCCACGTGTTCATACCCGTGTGGTTACCGCTGGCCCGTAAAACGGTTCTGGGAGACGGATCCGCCGGACCGAGCGGCGAACGGCGGCGGATCCGGACGGGGCGATGACCACGAACAGTCACCGGCCGACTCCCAACCCGTCCGCCGACGTTCGAGCGGGCGGCGGTGTCGGGCGGACCTGTCCCTCGCGCTGAAATAGATTCATTAGGCCGACTCTCCCGTAGGGGAACGATGAGCGAGCGCATCGAGGACGTGACCGTGGTGGGCGGCGGGGACTCGGGGCTGCTCGCGGCGCTGGCGCTGCAGCGGATGAACCCCGGGCTGGACGTATCGGTCGTCGACGACTTCGGCCAGCCGGTCCCGCAGGTCGGCAAGAGCACCTTCCTGGCGATCCAGCAGATCCTCCACGACAGCCTCGGTATCGACGAGCGATCGTTCGTCGAGGCGGTCAAGCCGGTGTGGAAGGCGTCGGTGTACTTCCGCGACTGGTGCGGGAACGAGCCGTTCCACTACCCGTTCGACCAGAGCCGGAAGTTCCCGAACCCGGAGGAGCGGGACACCAACGAGGCCTTCTACTTCTACTACTCGGAGCTGCACGACAGCGAGGCCCACCAGTCCAAGTGCGAGCAGCTGGTCGCCCAGGGGAAGTCGCCGTGGTACTTCTCGCCCCGCGAGGGGGGCGCCCGCAAGTACGACAACGTCGCCTACCACCTCAACACGGAGCGGTTCAACGAGTTCCTCCGGGACCTGTGTCTCGACAGGGGGATCAGGCTGATCGACGACGAGGTCGTGACCGTCGACGTGGCCGACGACCGGATCAGGCGGCTCCGGAGTCGCAACCGGGCCTACGAGGCCGACCTGTACGTCGACGCGACGGGCTTCTCGCGCGTGCTCAGGGGCGAGCAGACCGACGACTTCCGCGAGTTCGACCTGCCGCTGGACGCGGCCCTGAACGCCCGGTCGGAGATCGACCTGGCGGACGTGGTGCCGGCGACGGTCGTCGAGACGGGCGAGGCGGGCTGGTTCTGGCAGATCGACACCTACGACAACCGCGACCGCGGCTACGTCTACGCCTCGGACTACGTCTCGGAGGCCGCGGCCCGCGAGGAGTTCGTCGCTCACTGCGAGGGGATCGACGCCGACGACGTGGTCAAATACGAGTTCGACTCGGGGTATCACGAGCGGGCGTGGGTGGAGAACTGCGTGGCGGTCGGCAACGCCGAGGGGTTCGTCGAGCCGCTGCAGTCGACGGGGCTGACGGCCAACGCGAAGGCGTCGGTCACGCTCGCGACGCTGCTGTCCGGCCACGGTCGCGTCGCGGACGACGCGGTCCGCGAGCGGTACAACGCCTGGGTCCGGGAGACCTGGGAGTCCATCTACGACTTCATCAGCGTCCACTACGCCTACGCCGACGGCGACACCGAGTTCTGGGAGGACGCTCAGTCGGTCGAGCTCAGCCGGCGGACGGAGCTGCTGATCGAGGCGTTCGACCGCACCGGCTTCGACGCCCACGTCGACCCGACGATGGGCCATCCCGAGATCGACGACCCACTCTTCTTCCAGCCGCTGGACTTCTACGCGCTGATCCACCACATGGGCGCGACCTCGGCGTTCTACGAGTCCCACGACTTCGAGATCGACGACGAGACGCGCCGGGCGGTCGAGCGGAACTACGGGTCGATCCGCGAGGACGTGGCCGACCACTACGACCACCGGGAGTTCTACCACGGCGCGCTCGGCCAGCACTGAGTGCCCGTCGGCGACTTGTCCGACGA encodes the following:
- a CDS encoding FAD-dependent oxidoreductase, encoding MSERIEDVTVVGGGDSGLLAALALQRMNPGLDVSVVDDFGQPVPQVGKSTFLAIQQILHDSLGIDERSFVEAVKPVWKASVYFRDWCGNEPFHYPFDQSRKFPNPEERDTNEAFYFYYSELHDSEAHQSKCEQLVAQGKSPWYFSPREGGARKYDNVAYHLNTERFNEFLRDLCLDRGIRLIDDEVVTVDVADDRIRRLRSRNRAYEADLYVDATGFSRVLRGEQTDDFREFDLPLDAALNARSEIDLADVVPATVVETGEAGWFWQIDTYDNRDRGYVYASDYVSEAAAREEFVAHCEGIDADDVVKYEFDSGYHERAWVENCVAVGNAEGFVEPLQSTGLTANAKASVTLATLLSGHGRVADDAVRERYNAWVRETWESIYDFISVHYAYADGDTEFWEDAQSVELSRRTELLIEAFDRTGFDAHVDPTMGHPEIDDPLFFQPLDFYALIHHMGATSAFYESHDFEIDDETRRAVERNYGSIREDVADHYDHREFYHGALGQH